A region of Plantactinospora sp. BC1 DNA encodes the following proteins:
- a CDS encoding amino acid adenylation domain-containing protein, with product MTELSSRIDGLSPRRRALLEQLRRERSDAVRRRPEGTVAPLSSAQQRMWFLDQYDAGSAVYNVYVVVRLSGRLDRDALAEAVSGVARRHEILRTVYPSRDGRAEQVVLAAAPVPLPVRDLTGRPAAERYEAALAEAVAEARVPFDLRNGPLLRAALLRIDADDHLFVLTMHHIAADGWSMGVLVQEVATGYASAVAGETVALPEPPIQYADYAQWQRDRLGSGALEAGLAYWRERLTGVTAPVELPADRSRPPVRGDRGRRHLFSLDPELVAQVRRLCRAHDVTLFMALLAAFTALLVRYTGRADVPVGTPIANRTRPEFEGLIGFFVNTLVLRTELDGNPTFREILHRVREVTLGAYEHQEVPFERLVEELRPDRDPGHTPLFQVMFVLQNAPLPPVTVPGLTMGVVDVHNDTAKFDLTLVMTELGDRVEGWLEYATDLFDDATAQRIAGHYRTLLAGAVAAPERRLWELPVLDADTRRRMVREWNRTGTPPSTVTAVHQRIAALAAAEPDRIAVVGAELRLRYRELDRRANALAHRLRERGVGPDVPVGVCLERSVDLVLTLLAVHRAGGAYLPLDPDLPRQRLDYLLDDAGAAAVVARPDHPLAATAAALVLPYGWAATAPEADAPPAGEVTGDHLGYVIYTSGTTGQPKGVASTHRGMVNRLEWMAAEYPLTGADRILQKTPASFDVSVWEFFWPLMAGAGIVVARPGGHRDPGYLAELIVAERVTVVHFVPSMLRAFLDHPGAARCTGLRHVVCSGEALAPDLVARFYEVLPDSRLHNLYGPTEASIDVTAWACRPEDSAGTVPIGRPIANTRTYVLDPWLNPVPVGVPGELYLAGTGLARGYLNRPALTAERFVPDPFGTEPGGRLYRTGDRARYRPDGAIEYLDRMDRQVKIRGLRVEPGEIEAALHTHPSIARAAVVARTEPAAPARLVGYVVAAGLPPSVADLRGHLLDRLPEHMVPATFVFLESLPLTRSGKVDRAALPEPDDTRPEIGEFVAPAGPVEEALARIWSDLLRLDRVGAGDSFFALGGDSIRSIQMLSRAREEAGLDLSLRQVFAEPTIRALARAGRPGAERGPVTAAGEPFALLAEADRGRLPEDVVDAYPLSVLQHGMIFDNEYRSDFSIYHDVFGFHLRGPFDAAALDTAVARLVARHPVLRTSIDLAGYAEPLQLVWRQGRVPVRVADLRGLDPAAQRERIAAWTDAEKVRPFDWTVPALLRAQVHRLGDDEFWFSLSCSNTILDGWSVSTLLTELFRAYDAELTGATAAEPSAPRSTFRDFVAAERACLDDEETRRFWRERLADAVATPLPRWPRPADALAGPDGGRRQRRVRAVPVDEPVETGLRRLARGTGVPLKSVLVAAHLKVVAVLAGHDRAVTGMVTNGRLEEPDADRVLGLFLNVVPLVADLSGGDWTAVVRQVFDTERALLPHRRYPATRLRPAVGQEWFETAVNFVNFHVYDALGDLGALELLDVDTFDDTNFPLWTEFSVNPRSGRIELELSYDAAVLADEQVGAIGGYYAAVLAAMAADPSSRPDRVDLLPAASREWLLSEVAGDRAADVVAEGSVFERLTAVVESSGPAVALSDDSGVSVTFAEVAELVGRLAAVLRSAGVVRESAVGVCVSRGVDLPVVVLAVWWAGGVYVPLDPSLPAGRLAEMAETAGVSVLVSAVEGSGVPGFAGPVIDVSGGVAALVSGSAVRGSAVGGSVVAAVGPVVGQGAFVVFTSGSTGRPKGVVVEHGQLWNRLVWMWEGFGFGVGEVVCQKTSVGFVDSVWELVGGLLAGVRSVVVSDEVPRDPLRLVEVLGRERVTRLWLVPSLLRAALDAVPDLGARLPELRMWVSSGEALPWSLWHRFQTAMPHARLFNLYGTSEIWDATWHDPYASPVSPVAASVPIGRPIRGVRVYVLDGVGGLVPVGVPGELWVGGVGVSRGYLGEPVLTAERFRPDPFGPVGARMYRTGDLACVLPDGQVQFLGRVDHQVKVRGVRVEPAEVEAVLERHPEVRQAVVVARDTGTDEPYLAAYLLPERGRTLDPTEVRHTVAADLPAQLRPARVAVLTELPLTSSGKVDRLALPEIAADANPGGPYTPPRDAVESTLAAVWAEVLGRDRIGVDDNFFDLGGDSLRAVRIVARSRHRLGVDVPVAAVFQAPTVAQLRRWIADSATPAAPVPQQPEDTGPAPLSFAQQRLWFLHQADPGSAAYNVHFAVRIRGPLDVAALRHAVREVIRRHEPLRTTFAVLDGVPAQVVRPAPDDPLTVAVVPVGAEADLRAAVHEEIHRPFDLDRGPVVRATLLRTAPDEHVALLVLHHVACDAWSMPVLLRELAALYTAARSGRPDPLGPPPVPYREHARRQRVAYSGDRLAARLDYWRERLADAPDTADRLIDRPRPAHPGYAGGTESTTLARPLGAGVRDLATASRATVFMCLLASFAVVLHARTGAEDVLIGTDLAGRDDPGLDGLVGFFVNQIPVRTDLSGDPTFRELLGRVRDDFLRDQAREVPFDRLVEAVGGERDLSRAPVFQLKLVHHDVPDDLFSLPDLRVTELPVHRDTTQLDLNLRVTGSGDELRLSAEYDTDLFRGGTVRAILAEVTAVLRAVTADPGTRLATLRAAVAGAAEQHRAGERRELRAVSATRLRQARRRALPAPDPGAG from the coding sequence GTGACGGAACTGTCGAGCCGGATCGACGGGCTCTCGCCACGGCGGCGGGCCCTGCTGGAGCAGTTGCGGCGGGAGCGGTCGGACGCGGTCCGCCGCCGTCCCGAGGGTACGGTGGCGCCGCTCTCCTCGGCGCAGCAGCGCATGTGGTTCCTCGACCAGTACGACGCCGGCAGTGCCGTCTACAACGTCTACGTCGTCGTACGGCTCTCCGGCCGTCTCGACCGTGACGCCCTCGCCGAGGCGGTCAGCGGGGTGGCCCGGCGGCACGAGATCCTGCGCACCGTCTACCCGTCCCGGGACGGCCGGGCCGAACAGGTGGTGCTGGCCGCCGCACCGGTGCCGCTGCCGGTACGCGACCTGACCGGCCGGCCCGCCGCCGAGCGTTACGAGGCCGCCCTCGCCGAGGCCGTGGCGGAGGCGCGGGTGCCCTTCGACCTGCGCAACGGGCCCCTGCTGCGGGCCGCCCTGCTCCGGATCGACGCCGACGACCACCTCTTCGTCCTCACCATGCACCACATCGCGGCGGACGGCTGGTCGATGGGGGTGCTGGTCCAGGAGGTGGCGACCGGCTACGCCAGCGCGGTCGCCGGGGAGACCGTCGCGCTGCCCGAACCACCCATCCAGTACGCCGACTACGCGCAATGGCAGCGGGACCGGCTCGGCAGCGGCGCGCTGGAGGCCGGACTCGCGTACTGGCGGGAGCGGCTGACCGGCGTGACGGCCCCGGTCGAGCTGCCCGCCGACCGGTCCCGCCCACCGGTGCGCGGTGACCGGGGGCGGCGACACCTCTTCTCCCTCGACCCCGAGCTGGTCGCGCAGGTGCGGCGGCTGTGCCGGGCGCACGACGTCACCCTCTTCATGGCGCTGCTGGCCGCCTTCACCGCCCTGCTGGTGCGCTACACCGGCCGGGCCGACGTCCCGGTCGGCACGCCGATCGCCAACCGCACCCGGCCCGAGTTCGAGGGCCTGATCGGCTTCTTCGTCAACACCCTGGTCCTGCGCACCGAACTGGACGGCAACCCCACCTTCCGGGAGATCCTGCACCGGGTCCGGGAGGTCACCCTCGGCGCCTACGAGCATCAGGAGGTCCCGTTCGAGCGGCTCGTCGAGGAGCTGCGACCGGACCGGGACCCCGGCCACACGCCGCTGTTCCAGGTGATGTTCGTGCTCCAGAACGCGCCGCTGCCGCCGGTGACCGTGCCGGGGCTCACGATGGGCGTGGTCGACGTGCACAACGACACCGCCAAGTTCGACCTGACGCTGGTGATGACCGAGCTGGGCGACCGGGTCGAGGGGTGGCTGGAGTACGCCACCGACCTTTTCGACGACGCCACCGCGCAGCGGATCGCCGGGCACTACCGGACCCTGCTGGCCGGCGCCGTCGCGGCACCTGAGCGCCGGCTCTGGGAGCTGCCGGTCCTCGACGCCGACACGCGACGGCGGATGGTCCGGGAGTGGAACCGCACCGGCACGCCGCCGTCGACGGTCACCGCCGTGCACCAGCGGATCGCCGCACTCGCCGCCGCCGAGCCGGACCGGATCGCCGTGGTCGGCGCGGAGCTGCGGCTGCGCTACCGGGAACTGGACCGCCGCGCGAACGCGCTGGCGCACCGGTTGCGCGAGCGCGGCGTCGGCCCGGACGTGCCGGTCGGGGTCTGCCTGGAACGCTCGGTCGACCTGGTGCTGACCCTGCTCGCGGTGCACCGGGCCGGCGGCGCCTACCTGCCGCTGGACCCGGACCTGCCCCGGCAGCGGCTGGACTATCTGCTCGACGACGCCGGTGCGGCCGCCGTGGTCGCCCGGCCGGACCATCCGCTGGCCGCCACGGCGGCGGCGCTGGTGCTGCCGTACGGCTGGGCCGCGACCGCCCCCGAGGCGGACGCGCCGCCGGCCGGCGAGGTCACCGGCGACCACCTCGGGTACGTCATCTACACCTCCGGCACGACCGGGCAGCCGAAGGGGGTCGCCAGCACCCACCGGGGCATGGTCAACCGGCTGGAGTGGATGGCGGCTGAATACCCGCTCACCGGCGCGGACCGGATCCTCCAGAAGACACCGGCCAGCTTCGACGTCTCGGTCTGGGAGTTCTTCTGGCCGCTGATGGCCGGTGCCGGGATCGTCGTCGCCCGACCCGGCGGGCACCGCGACCCGGGCTACCTGGCCGAACTCATCGTCGCCGAACGGGTCACCGTCGTCCACTTCGTACCGTCGATGCTGCGGGCCTTCCTCGACCATCCCGGCGCCGCCCGCTGCACCGGCCTGCGGCACGTGGTGTGCAGCGGCGAGGCACTCGCGCCGGACCTGGTGGCCCGGTTCTACGAGGTGCTGCCCGACAGCCGGCTGCACAACCTCTACGGCCCGACCGAGGCGTCCATCGACGTCACCGCCTGGGCGTGCCGTCCCGAGGACTCCGCCGGTACGGTGCCGATCGGCCGGCCCATCGCCAACACCCGGACGTACGTGCTCGACCCGTGGCTCAACCCGGTACCGGTCGGCGTTCCGGGTGAGCTGTACCTGGCCGGTACCGGGCTGGCCCGGGGCTACCTGAACCGGCCGGCGCTGACGGCGGAGCGGTTCGTGCCCGACCCCTTCGGCACCGAACCGGGCGGCCGGCTGTACCGCACCGGCGACCGGGCCCGCTACCGTCCCGACGGCGCGATCGAGTACCTGGACCGGATGGACCGGCAGGTGAAGATCCGTGGGTTGCGGGTGGAGCCGGGCGAGATCGAGGCGGCCCTGCACACCCATCCGTCGATCGCCCGGGCGGCCGTCGTCGCCCGGACCGAGCCGGCCGCACCGGCCCGGCTGGTCGGGTACGTCGTCGCCGCCGGCCTCCCGCCGTCCGTCGCCGACCTCCGCGGCCACCTGCTCGACCGGCTGCCCGAACACATGGTGCCGGCGACCTTCGTCTTCCTGGAGAGCCTGCCGCTGACCCGGAGCGGCAAGGTCGACCGGGCGGCACTGCCGGAGCCGGACGACACCCGCCCGGAGATCGGCGAGTTCGTCGCGCCCGCCGGCCCGGTCGAGGAGGCGCTGGCCCGCATCTGGTCCGATCTGCTCCGGCTCGACCGGGTCGGCGCCGGGGACAGCTTCTTCGCGCTCGGCGGTGACTCGATCCGCAGCATCCAGATGCTGTCCCGGGCCCGTGAGGAGGCCGGGCTGGACCTGTCGCTGCGGCAGGTGTTCGCGGAGCCGACGATCCGGGCGCTGGCCCGCGCCGGCCGGCCGGGGGCGGAACGGGGGCCGGTGACCGCTGCCGGGGAGCCGTTCGCGCTGCTGGCCGAGGCGGACCGCGGACGGCTGCCGGAGGACGTCGTCGACGCGTACCCGCTCTCGGTTCTGCAGCACGGCATGATCTTCGACAACGAGTACCGGTCGGACTTCTCCATCTACCACGACGTCTTCGGCTTCCACCTGCGCGGACCGTTCGACGCCGCCGCCCTCGACACGGCGGTGGCCCGGCTCGTCGCCCGGCACCCGGTGCTGCGTACCTCGATCGACCTCGCCGGCTACGCCGAGCCGCTCCAACTCGTCTGGCGCCAGGGGCGGGTACCGGTGCGGGTGGCGGACCTGCGCGGCCTGGACCCGGCGGCGCAGCGGGAGCGGATCGCCGCCTGGACCGACGCGGAGAAGGTACGGCCGTTCGACTGGACGGTGCCGGCGCTGCTCCGCGCCCAGGTGCACCGGCTCGGCGACGACGAGTTCTGGTTCTCGCTGAGCTGCTCCAACACCATCCTCGACGGCTGGAGCGTCTCCACGCTGCTGACCGAGCTGTTCCGGGCCTACGACGCGGAGCTGACCGGGGCGACGGCAGCCGAGCCGTCCGCGCCGCGCAGCACCTTCCGCGACTTCGTCGCCGCCGAGCGGGCCTGCCTGGACGACGAGGAGACCCGGCGGTTCTGGCGGGAGCGGCTCGCCGACGCGGTCGCCACCCCGCTACCGCGCTGGCCCCGGCCGGCGGACGCGCTCGCCGGCCCGGACGGGGGTCGTCGCCAGCGACGTGTGCGGGCGGTGCCGGTGGACGAGCCGGTCGAGACCGGCCTGCGGCGGCTCGCGCGCGGCACCGGCGTCCCGCTGAAGAGCGTCCTGGTGGCCGCCCATCTCAAGGTGGTCGCCGTGCTGGCCGGCCACGACCGGGCCGTCACCGGCATGGTCACCAACGGCCGGCTGGAGGAACCGGACGCGGATCGGGTGCTCGGGCTCTTCCTCAACGTGGTTCCGCTCGTCGCCGACCTCTCCGGCGGCGACTGGACCGCCGTCGTGCGCCAGGTCTTCGACACCGAACGCGCGCTGCTGCCGCACCGGCGCTACCCGGCCACCCGGCTGCGTCCGGCCGTCGGTCAGGAATGGTTCGAGACCGCGGTCAACTTCGTCAACTTCCACGTGTACGACGCGCTCGGTGACCTCGGCGCCCTCGAACTCCTCGACGTGGACACCTTCGACGACACGAACTTTCCGCTCTGGACGGAGTTCAGCGTCAATCCCCGCTCCGGTCGAATCGAGCTGGAACTCTCCTACGACGCCGCTGTACTCGCCGACGAGCAGGTCGGTGCCATCGGCGGCTACTACGCCGCCGTGCTCGCCGCGATGGCCGCCGACCCGTCGAGCCGTCCCGACCGGGTCGACCTGCTCCCGGCGGCGTCGCGGGAGTGGTTGCTCTCAGAGGTGGCCGGTGACCGGGCTGCCGACGTGGTTGCCGAGGGTTCGGTCTTCGAGCGGTTGACGGCGGTGGTGGAGTCCTCTGGTCCTGCCGTGGCGTTGTCGGACGACTCCGGTGTGTCGGTGACGTTTGCCGAGGTGGCGGAGTTGGTGGGTCGGTTGGCGGCGGTGTTGCGTTCGGCGGGGGTGGTGCGGGAGTCGGCCGTCGGGGTGTGTGTGTCGCGTGGGGTGGATTTGCCGGTGGTGGTGCTCGCGGTGTGGTGGGCGGGTGGGGTGTATGTGCCGTTGGATCCGTCGTTGCCGGCTGGGCGGTTGGCGGAGATGGCGGAGACCGCCGGTGTCTCGGTGCTGGTGTCTGCTGTGGAGGGGTCGGGCGTGCCGGGGTTCGCGGGTCCGGTGATCGACGTGTCCGGGGGCGTGGCTGCGCTGGTGTCGGGTTCGGCGGTGCGGGGTTCGGCGGTTGGGGGTTCGGTGGTGGCGGCGGTGGGTCCGGTGGTGGGGCAGGGGGCGTTCGTGGTGTTCACGTCGGGGTCGACGGGGCGGCCGAAGGGTGTGGTGGTGGAGCACGGGCAGTTGTGGAATCGGTTGGTGTGGATGTGGGAGGGGTTTGGTTTTGGGGTGGGGGAGGTGGTGTGTCAGAAGACGAGTGTGGGTTTTGTGGATTCGGTGTGGGAGTTGGTGGGTGGGTTGTTGGCGGGGGTGCGGTCGGTGGTGGTCTCGGACGAGGTCCCCCGGGATCCGCTGCGCCTGGTGGAGGTGTTGGGGCGGGAGCGGGTGACGCGTCTCTGGTTGGTGCCGTCACTGTTGCGCGCGGCCCTGGACGCGGTACCGGATCTCGGAGCCCGGTTGCCGGAGCTGCGGATGTGGGTGAGCAGTGGTGAGGCGTTGCCGTGGTCGTTGTGGCACCGCTTCCAGACCGCGATGCCGCACGCCCGGCTCTTCAACCTCTACGGCACCTCGGAGATCTGGGACGCGACCTGGCACGACCCGTACGCGAGCCCGGTCTCGCCGGTGGCGGCGTCGGTGCCGATCGGTCGGCCGATTCGGGGTGTGCGGGTGTATGTGCTGGATGGGGTGGGTGGGTTGGTGCCGGTGGGTGTGCCGGGGGAGTTGTGGGTGGGTGGGGTGGGGGTGTCGCGGGGTTATCTGGGTGAGCCGGTGTTGACGGCGGAGCGTTTTCGGCCTGATCCGTTCGGGCCGGTGGGGGCTCGGATGTATCGGACCGGGGATCTGGCGTGTGTGTTGCCGGATGGGCAGGTGCAGTTTCTGGGTCGGGTGGATCATCAGGTGAAGGTTCGTGGTGTGCGGGTGGAGCCGGCCGAGGTGGAGGCGGTCCTCGAACGCCACCCCGAGGTGCGCCAGGCCGTCGTCGTCGCCCGGGACACCGGCACCGACGAGCCGTACCTCGCGGCATATCTGCTCCCGGAGCGCGGCCGTACCCTCGACCCGACCGAGGTGCGGCACACCGTCGCCGCCGACCTGCCGGCCCAGCTCCGACCCGCCCGGGTCGCCGTACTCACCGAGTTGCCGCTGACCAGCAGCGGCAAGGTCGACCGGCTGGCGCTGCCCGAGATAGCGGCCGACGCGAACCCGGGCGGCCCGTACACCCCGCCGCGCGACGCGGTCGAGTCCACCCTCGCCGCCGTCTGGGCCGAGGTGCTCGGGCGCGACCGGATCGGCGTCGACGACAACTTCTTCGACCTCGGCGGGGACTCGCTGCGCGCCGTCCGGATCGTGGCGCGCAGCCGGCACCGGCTCGGCGTCGACGTACCGGTGGCGGCGGTCTTCCAGGCGCCGACAGTCGCCCAGCTCCGCCGGTGGATCGCCGACTCGGCGACACCGGCGGCGCCGGTACCGCAGCAACCGGAGGACACCGGCCCGGCGCCGCTCTCCTTCGCCCAGCAGCGGCTCTGGTTCCTGCACCAGGCCGATCCGGGCAGCGCCGCCTACAACGTGCACTTCGCCGTACGGATCCGTGGGCCGCTGGACGTGGCCGCCCTCCGGCACGCCGTCCGGGAGGTGATCCGCCGGCACGAGCCGCTGCGCACCACGTTCGCCGTGCTCGACGGCGTACCGGCGCAGGTCGTGCGGCCGGCGCCGGACGACCCGCTGACCGTCGCCGTGGTCCCCGTCGGTGCCGAGGCTGACCTGCGGGCGGCGGTACACGAGGAGATCCACCGCCCCTTCGACCTGGACCGGGGGCCGGTCGTGCGTGCCACGCTGCTGCGCACCGCACCGGACGAGCACGTCGCGCTCCTCGTCCTGCACCACGTGGCCTGCGACGCCTGGTCGATGCCGGTGCTGTTGCGGGAGCTGGCGGCGCTCTACACGGCGGCCCGCTCGGGACGGCCCGACCCGCTCGGCCCGCCACCGGTGCCGTACCGGGAGCACGCCCGCCGGCAGCGGGTGGCGTACTCCGGTGACCGCCTCGCGGCCCGGCTCGACTATTGGCGGGAGCGCCTCGCCGACGCCCCGGACACCGCCGACCGGCTGATCGACCGGCCCCGACCGGCCCACCCGGGGTACGCGGGTGGTACCGAGTCGACCACGCTGGCCCGGCCGCTGGGTGCCGGCGTCCGCGACCTGGCCACGGCGAGCCGGGCCACCGTCTTCATGTGCCTGCTGGCCTCGTTCGCGGTCGTGTTGCACGCCCGCACCGGGGCGGAGGACGTCCTGATCGGCACCGACCTCGCCGGCCGGGACGACCCGGGGCTGGACGGCCTGGTCGGCTTCTTCGTCAACCAGATTCCGGTGCGTACCGACCTGTCCGGTGACCCCACCTTCCGGGAACTGCTCGGCCGGGTACGCGACGACTTCCTCCGCGACCAGGCCCGGGAGGTACCGTTCGACCGGCTGGTCGAGGCGGTCGGCGGGGAGCGGGACCTCTCCCGGGCGCCGGTCTTCCAACTCAAGCTGGTGCACCACGACGTGCCGGACGACCTGTTCAGCCTGCCCGATCTGCGGGTGACCGAGCTGCCGGTGCACCGCGACACGACCCAGCTCGACCTCAACCTCCGGGTCACCGGCTCCGGCGACGAGCTGCGGCTCTCCGCCGAGTACGACACCGATCTGTTCCGCGGCGGCACGGTGCGGGCGATTCTCGCCGAGGTCACCGCCGTCCTCCGGGCGGTGACCGCCGATCCGGGGACCCGGCTGGCGACGCTGCGCGCCGCCGTGGCGGGCGCGGCGGAGCAGCATCGGGCCGGCGAGCGGCGGGAGCTGCGGGCGGTGAGCGCTACCCGGCTGCGGCAGGCGCGGCGTCGGGCACTGCCGGCACCTGATCCGGGCGCCGGGTGA